A genomic stretch from Solibacillus isronensis includes:
- a CDS encoding RNA helicase, giving the protein MKRLIYYVDKGNGHYEPFYEYTETNVGLDEFYSRQLCTYFIMRGTQYELVSNEMEEDMEVLVLKEMGRNLSGEDEKSFREQGIHIEFRNPNERENYRLLSRIPCDTHFEVIRYLLKDVVDIPSIGQMLVTSTEIDEDRGVYVIYVTEMKVS; this is encoded by the coding sequence ATGAAGCGTTTAATTTACTATGTAGATAAGGGAAATGGCCATTATGAGCCGTTTTATGAATACACGGAAACAAATGTAGGACTCGATGAGTTTTATTCAAGACAGCTTTGCACCTATTTTATAATGCGCGGTACACAGTATGAGCTCGTATCAAATGAAATGGAAGAAGATATGGAAGTACTGGTGTTAAAGGAGATGGGCCGTAATTTATCCGGGGAGGATGAAAAAAGCTTTCGCGAACAGGGTATACATATAGAATTCAGAAACCCGAATGAACGTGAAAATTATCGCCTGTTGTCGCGTATTCCTTGTGATACTCATTTTGAAGTGATCCGTTACTTATTGAAAGATGTAGTGGATATACCGTCCATTGGGCAAATGCTCGTTACATCTACAGAGATTGACGAAGATCGTGGTGTTTATGTAATTTACGTAACCGAGATGAAAGTGAGCTGA
- a CDS encoding aminotransferase yhxA, whose amino-acid sequence MEKTKKLMAGVSATALTLSLAGCGSSNSSLPPKPTDQSCRDWDWSEEEGVWRCDESRSGYYGAYYYGGRFFNNKAALNSDSSYINYKNSNSYKAAKTSSGFGSGTKSFGG is encoded by the coding sequence ATGGAGAAGACGAAGAAATTGATGGCCGGCGTTTCAGCAACTGCGCTTACTTTAAGCTTGGCTGGCTGTGGTTCATCAAATAGCAGTTTACCGCCAAAGCCTACTGACCAAAGCTGCAGGGATTGGGACTGGTCGGAAGAAGAAGGTGTATGGCGGTGTGACGAAAGCCGTTCGGGATATTATGGAGCCTATTATTATGGAGGCAGATTTTTCAATAATAAAGCGGCACTAAACAGCGACAGCAGCTACATAAATTATAAAAACAGCAATAGCTATAAAGCCGCAAAAACAAGTTCGGGTTTTGGCAGTGGCACAAAAAGTTTCGGAGGATAG
- a CDS encoding glutathionylspermidine synthase family protein, whose product MTNSERSRFYAKIDQFWADLYEEEYALYDLYEVTDEEVEKIRIATECTGKIYFKTAHLLRNIPDEVLLEMGYPEETLPFLRMKTLEAESVIARFDFIAHNGGYKCIEMNADTPTFIKELFVVNEQICKEFDMKNPNAEMEELLKSNVRKSVAQSIFSPDAHIVFTAHEDNIEDYFTTLYIMQFVPGAKFTPLHQLQIQKGVGLFDEDGKRIDLLYRPTFPIENLIQDEDDAQNRIGLWLIELIESNLLTILNPPSAFLLQNKAVQAIIWGLHEERNAFFTSEEHEWIAEYFLPTYLENTPFIEKGLRYVKKPVYGREGDTVEIYAEDGQLIKEDIQKSYNHYTKVYQQFIEQPKTTFQSEKGVQTGELLVGSFLISGKPAAIGLRVGGMITNNLSYYLPIGMKRD is encoded by the coding sequence ATGACGAACAGCGAGCGCAGCCGGTTTTATGCGAAGATTGACCAATTTTGGGCAGATTTATATGAAGAAGAGTATGCCCTCTATGATCTCTATGAAGTAACAGATGAAGAGGTCGAAAAAATTCGTATAGCTACTGAATGTACAGGGAAAATCTATTTTAAGACAGCCCATTTATTACGCAATATTCCGGATGAAGTATTGCTTGAAATGGGGTATCCGGAAGAAACGCTTCCCTTTCTACGCATGAAAACACTGGAAGCTGAAAGTGTAATTGCCCGTTTTGATTTTATTGCACATAACGGCGGCTATAAATGTATTGAAATGAATGCAGATACACCTACCTTCATTAAGGAATTGTTTGTTGTAAACGAACAAATTTGCAAAGAATTCGACATGAAAAATCCGAATGCCGAAATGGAAGAGCTTTTAAAAAGCAATGTGCGAAAAAGTGTTGCCCAAAGCATATTTTCTCCTGATGCACATATTGTTTTTACCGCACATGAGGATAATATAGAAGATTATTTTACTACGCTTTACATAATGCAATTTGTGCCTGGAGCGAAATTTACGCCTTTACATCAGTTGCAAATACAAAAAGGTGTGGGATTGTTTGATGAAGACGGAAAGCGGATTGACTTACTGTATCGTCCGACATTTCCGATTGAAAACTTAATTCAGGACGAAGATGATGCGCAGAATAGAATAGGATTGTGGTTAATAGAACTGATAGAGTCGAATTTGCTGACGATCCTCAACCCGCCTTCTGCATTTTTACTGCAAAACAAAGCAGTACAGGCCATTATATGGGGGTTACATGAAGAACGAAATGCATTTTTCACATCCGAAGAGCATGAATGGATTGCTGAGTACTTTTTACCGACATATTTGGAAAACACCCCATTCATCGAAAAAGGGCTACGCTATGTGAAGAAACCGGTATATGGTCGCGAGGGGGATACGGTAGAAATTTATGCTGAAGACGGACAGCTTATAAAAGAGGATATCCAAAAATCTTATAATCACTATACAAAAGTGTACCAGCAATTTATCGAGCAGCCGAAAACAACATTCCAAAGCGAAAAAGGAGTACAAACAGGGGAGTTATTGGTCGGCAGTTTTTTAATAAGCGGAAAGCCGGCAGCAATAGGGTTGCGTGTTGGCGGAATGATTACAAATAATTTATCGTATTATTTGCCGATCGGAATGAAAAGAGATTAG
- a CDS encoding DUF350 domain-containing protein, producing the protein MNGYLNFLSYLGVSLGLLIIGMVLFALSTPKIKEFQLIAQRNVSAAMLLGGKVVGLAIVLGAAAEYSISLIDMALWGAIGIVAQVVVFFLAEVITIRFSIQKAIEEDNRAVGTMLLSLSVAVGWIVAKCISY; encoded by the coding sequence ATGAACGGGTATTTAAACTTTTTATCATATCTTGGTGTATCTTTAGGTTTGTTAATAATTGGAATGGTGCTGTTTGCGCTCAGTACTCCAAAGATTAAAGAATTTCAGTTAATTGCACAAAGGAATGTATCGGCCGCAATGCTACTAGGTGGTAAAGTCGTCGGACTGGCAATTGTATTAGGCGCAGCTGCCGAATATTCGATTTCTTTAATCGATATGGCGTTATGGGGAGCGATTGGGATTGTAGCACAAGTAGTTGTATTTTTCCTGGCTGAAGTTATAACAATCCGATTCAGCATTCAAAAGGCGATTGAAGAAGATAATCGTGCAGTCGGAACAATGTTATTGTCGTTATCAGTTGCGGTTGGGTGGATTGTAGCGAAATGCATATCTTATTAG